A genomic window from Paucibacter sp. KCTC 42545 includes:
- a CDS encoding ExeM/NucH family extracellular endonuclease, producing MKLKPLAALLAAVFAAPLVLASTSGVVISQVYGGGAATSGSPSFKYDYVELFNAGSAPVNLTGYSLQYGSATGTGNWSVSALNNLANPVLAPGRYLLIRQNTGTGALGADITTQDGTGTLTMAAASGKVALVGNTTALNGANPSGGALIDMVGYGSSNGFEGASTPVLNSTTSALRKNNGCTDSDNNSADFSLGTPMLRNSATPANVCGGGSVAQPIIATCPDASSASGVAGNFLLSATDADSRVNSAQISGNWPAGVTLGTFTAAAGAGGVATQSVSVTGAVPVGSYPLSLQWSNNDGQQASCSFNLAVTGLSPIYNIQGSGASSPLVGQTVSTRGIVTHVVATGFYMQDRLGDGDASTSDGIFVYTVTAPTVAVGAEVSLSGQVAEFTAGQGTITQLKNITGLSTLSTGNAITPTPVDLTTLAPGGLEAYEGMLVTLTGPITVQQNYFLGRYGQLTLAAGGRLLQPTNVMRPGVDAQNLASANLARAIILDDNSSAQNPAVIPYLGADNTIRAGDTAESLTGVIDFGPATANATGASMYRLQPTVAPVFARSNPRPLTAPAVGGNVRVASANVLNFFTTFTNGQTAAGGTGQGCSLGGAVSASNCRGADNLNEFQRQIAKTVAELSTLNADVVGLMEIQNNGDVALQTLVGALNAKMGAGTYAAAPLPAQGTGDDAIRVAMIYKPATLKLAGASISDNNAINNRPTFAQGFQAPNGERFAVVVNHFKSKSCSGASGVNADQGDLQGCYNAQRIEQALQLQNFINQVKTTAGTQDLVLLGDFNSYAQEDPIHTLTQDGQIVDLVGMFEPADYSYVFDGFAGRLDHGFGSASIASKVTGATSWHINADEPLVIDYNTEFKPADFYAPTPFRSSDHDPMVLGLNLVKSIKGTAGNDVIVGTPGDDVIEGGLGRDTLTGNGGHDQFVYNTGADGLDTITDFKPGIDQLVFTGLLRNVGISSSDPLAQGFVTCSASAGGALIGYDPDGAAGPAKSRPVVALKGVACAAVQANSFKF from the coding sequence ATGAAACTCAAACCCCTTGCCGCCTTGCTGGCGGCTGTGTTTGCCGCACCGCTGGTGCTGGCGTCTACATCCGGCGTGGTGATCAGCCAGGTCTACGGCGGCGGCGCAGCCACCTCCGGTTCGCCCTCGTTCAAATACGATTACGTTGAGCTGTTCAATGCCGGCTCGGCCCCCGTCAATCTGACGGGTTACTCGCTGCAATACGGCAGCGCCACCGGCACCGGCAACTGGAGCGTGTCGGCACTGAACAATCTGGCCAATCCGGTGCTGGCACCCGGCCGCTATCTCTTGATCCGCCAAAACACGGGCACTGGCGCTCTGGGCGCTGACATCACCACCCAAGACGGCACCGGCACCCTCACCATGGCAGCGGCCAGCGGCAAGGTGGCCTTGGTCGGCAATACCACTGCACTGAACGGCGCGAATCCCAGCGGCGGCGCGCTGATCGACATGGTTGGCTACGGCAGCAGCAACGGCTTTGAAGGCGCCTCCACACCGGTCTTGAACAGCACGACCTCGGCCCTGCGCAAGAACAATGGTTGCACCGACAGCGACAACAACAGCGCTGACTTCAGCCTCGGCACCCCGATGTTGCGCAATTCGGCGACACCGGCAAACGTTTGCGGCGGCGGTTCTGTCGCTCAACCCATCATCGCCACCTGCCCGGATGCCTCGAGCGCTTCTGGCGTGGCCGGCAATTTCTTGCTCAGCGCGACCGACGCCGACAGCCGCGTCAACAGCGCCCAAATCAGCGGCAACTGGCCGGCCGGCGTGACCCTGGGCACCTTCACTGCGGCAGCCGGGGCCGGCGGCGTGGCTACGCAGTCGGTCAGTGTGACCGGCGCTGTGCCGGTGGGTAGCTATCCCCTGAGCCTGCAGTGGAGCAATAACGACGGCCAGCAGGCTTCGTGCAGCTTCAATCTGGCGGTGACGGGCCTGAGCCCGATCTACAACATTCAAGGCAGTGGCGCCAGCAGCCCGCTGGTCGGCCAGACCGTCAGCACCCGCGGCATCGTCACCCATGTGGTGGCCACCGGCTTCTACATGCAAGACCGCCTGGGTGATGGCGATGCCAGCACCTCGGACGGCATCTTTGTCTACACCGTCACGGCGCCCACCGTCGCTGTCGGCGCAGAAGTCTCGCTGAGCGGCCAAGTCGCCGAGTTCACGGCCGGCCAGGGCACCATCACCCAGCTGAAGAACATCACTGGCCTGAGCACGCTGAGCACCGGTAACGCCATCACGCCCACCCCGGTGGACCTGACGACGCTGGCACCTGGCGGTCTGGAAGCCTATGAGGGCATGCTGGTCACGCTGACCGGCCCCATCACCGTGCAGCAGAACTACTTCCTGGGCCGCTATGGTCAGCTGACCCTGGCCGCAGGTGGCCGCCTTCTGCAGCCCACCAATGTGATGCGCCCCGGTGTGGACGCGCAAAACCTGGCCAGCGCCAATCTGGCCCGCGCCATCATCCTGGACGACAACAGCTCGGCCCAGAACCCTGCCGTGATCCCCTATCTGGGCGCTGACAACACGATCCGCGCCGGTGACACGGCCGAGTCGCTGACCGGCGTGATCGACTTCGGCCCCGCCACGGCCAATGCCACCGGCGCCTCGATGTACCGCCTGCAGCCCACCGTGGCCCCGGTCTTCGCACGCAGCAACCCGCGCCCCCTGACGGCACCTGCCGTGGGTGGCAATGTACGCGTGGCCAGCGCCAATGTCTTGAACTTCTTCACCACCTTCACCAACGGCCAAACGGCCGCCGGTGGCACCGGCCAGGGTTGTTCCTTGGGCGGCGCGGTCTCGGCATCGAACTGCCGTGGCGCCGACAACCTGAACGAGTTCCAGCGCCAGATCGCCAAGACCGTGGCCGAGCTGAGCACGCTCAACGCCGATGTGGTGGGTCTGATGGAGATCCAGAACAACGGCGACGTGGCTTTGCAAACCCTGGTGGGTGCGCTCAATGCCAAGATGGGCGCGGGCACCTACGCCGCCGCTCCGCTGCCGGCTCAAGGCACCGGTGACGATGCCATCCGCGTGGCCATGATCTACAAGCCCGCCACGCTCAAGCTGGCGGGCGCCTCGATCTCCGACAACAACGCCATCAACAACCGGCCGACCTTTGCCCAAGGTTTCCAGGCCCCCAATGGCGAGCGCTTTGCGGTGGTGGTGAACCACTTCAAGTCCAAGAGCTGCTCGGGTGCCAGCGGCGTCAATGCCGACCAGGGCGATCTGCAGGGCTGCTACAACGCTCAGCGTATCGAACAGGCGCTGCAGTTGCAGAACTTCATCAACCAGGTGAAGACCACAGCCGGCACGCAAGATCTGGTGCTGCTGGGTGACTTCAACTCCTACGCGCAAGAAGACCCGATCCACACGCTGACGCAAGACGGTCAGATCGTGGACCTGGTGGGCATGTTCGAGCCGGCCGACTACTCCTACGTCTTCGACGGCTTCGCCGGCCGTCTGGACCATGGCTTCGGCAGCGCCAGCATTGCGAGCAAGGTCACGGGCGCCACGTCCTGGCACATCAACGCCGATGAGCCGCTGGTGATCGACTACAACACCGAGTTCAAACCGGCGGACTTCTATGCCCCCACGCCTTTCCGTTCGTCCGACCATGACCCCATGGTGCTGGGCCTGAACTTGGTGAAGAGCATCAAGGGCACGGCTGGCAACGATGTGATCGTGGGCACGCCCGGTGACGATGTGATCGAAGGCGGCCTGGGTCGTGACACCCTGACCGGCAACGGCGGCCATGACCAGTTCGTCTACAACACCGGCGCCGATGGCCTGGACACCATCACCGACTTCAAGCCCGGTATTGACCAGTTGGTCTTCACCGGCTTGCTGCGCAATGTCGGCATCAGCAGCAGCGATCCGCTGGCCCAGGGCTTTGTGACCTGCTCCGCCTCCGCCGGTGGAGCCCTGATTGGCTACGACCCTGACGGTGCCGCCGGCCCCGCCAAGTCACGCCCCGTGGTCGCGCTCAAGGGCGTGGCCTGCGCGGCCGTGCAAGCCAATAGCTTCAAGTTCTAA
- a CDS encoding ABC transporter ATP-binding protein — protein sequence MTLTQMLAGFVRRHWRAYAASALMLLSIAVLTTWIPRQVGHVVDGMVAGTLRGQVLLTQLGLLVGAGAMIYLLRVGWRLALFAAAYRLGQQLRTQLYARLTLQGPGFFQAKRTGDLMALATNDVDAVEMAAGEALLAAFDGSLTLILVLLMMTLGVDWRLGLAALLPFPFMALAFWRISDHVHLAWQSSLSRFSLLNQHVQEGLASVRTLRALGLTRHNGQQFHTLAASAAESSYQAQKWEAAYEPAVGMTLSAATVIALGLGGLLVAKQELSIGQLTSFTMYLGQLIWPMFAAGWVLSLLERGRAAWDRLQPVLAAPLSLSDEGQASMPKKAQIDFEAISFSYPEAGRQALHEVSLRLPPGSTLGLVGPTGAGKSTLLSLLLRQREPSSGRITVSGSSASSDPDAQTSLALPELRLQSLRESIAWVPQEPFLFSASIADNIALAKPTASRAEIEAAARQAAVHEDITRLPRGYDTEVGERGVALSGGQRQRVAIARALLAAAPILLLDDALSAVDTGTESQILTHLRELREARPECSVIINSHRLSAVMDADQIAVLRDGRITELGSHAELLARAGWYATQWRYQQLEASLA from the coding sequence ATGACCCTGACCCAAATGCTGGCCGGCTTTGTGCGCCGCCACTGGCGTGCCTATGCGGCATCGGCCCTGATGCTGCTGAGCATTGCCGTTTTGACCACCTGGATCCCGCGTCAGGTCGGCCACGTGGTGGACGGCATGGTGGCGGGCACGCTACGGGGTCAGGTCTTGCTGACGCAGCTGGGCCTGCTGGTCGGCGCCGGGGCGATGATTTATTTGCTGCGGGTGGGCTGGCGCCTGGCCCTGTTCGCCGCCGCTTACCGGCTGGGCCAGCAACTGCGCACCCAGCTCTATGCGCGCCTGACTTTGCAAGGCCCGGGCTTTTTCCAGGCCAAGCGCACCGGCGACTTGATGGCCCTGGCGACCAATGATGTGGACGCCGTCGAGATGGCCGCGGGCGAAGCCTTGCTGGCGGCCTTTGACGGCTCGCTGACCTTGATCTTGGTGCTCTTGATGATGACCCTGGGCGTGGACTGGCGCCTCGGCTTGGCCGCACTCCTGCCCTTCCCTTTCATGGCCCTGGCCTTTTGGCGCATTTCAGACCATGTGCATCTGGCTTGGCAAAGCTCACTGTCGCGCTTCTCGCTGCTGAACCAACATGTGCAAGAAGGCCTGGCCAGCGTGCGCACCCTGCGCGCCCTGGGCCTGACCCGCCACAACGGCCAGCAGTTCCACACCCTGGCCGCCAGCGCTGCCGAGTCCAGCTACCAGGCGCAGAAATGGGAGGCCGCCTACGAGCCGGCCGTCGGCATGACGCTGAGTGCGGCCACCGTCATCGCCCTGGGCCTGGGCGGCTTGCTGGTGGCCAAGCAAGAACTGAGCATCGGCCAGCTGACCTCCTTCACCATGTATTTGGGCCAGCTGATTTGGCCGATGTTTGCGGCCGGTTGGGTGTTGTCGCTGCTGGAACGCGGCCGCGCCGCCTGGGACCGGCTGCAGCCGGTGCTGGCCGCACCGCTGAGCCTCAGCGACGAGGGCCAGGCCAGCATGCCCAAGAAGGCGCAAATCGACTTCGAGGCCATCAGCTTCAGCTACCCCGAGGCCGGCCGCCAAGCCCTGCACGAGGTGAGCCTGCGCCTACCGCCCGGCAGCACCCTGGGCCTGGTGGGGCCTACCGGCGCGGGCAAATCGACCTTGCTGAGCTTGCTGCTGCGCCAGCGTGAACCCAGCAGCGGGCGCATCACGGTCAGTGGCTCCAGCGCCAGTTCCGACCCCGACGCACAAACCAGCCTGGCCCTGCCCGAGCTGCGCTTGCAAAGCCTGCGCGAGAGCATCGCCTGGGTGCCGCAAGAGCCGTTTTTGTTCTCGGCCAGCATCGCGGACAACATCGCCCTGGCCAAGCCCACGGCCAGCCGGGCCGAGATTGAAGCGGCCGCGCGCCAAGCCGCCGTGCACGAGGACATTACTCGCCTGCCCCGCGGCTACGACACCGAGGTGGGCGAGCGCGGCGTGGCCCTCTCCGGCGGCCAGCGCCAGCGGGTGGCGATTGCGCGGGCCTTGCTGGCCGCCGCACCCATCCTCTTGCTGGACGATGCGCTGTCTGCCGTGGACACCGGTACCGAGTCGCAAATCCTGACCCATCTGCGCGAGCTGCGCGAGGCGCGGCCCGAGTGCAGCGTCATCATCAACAGCCACCGCCTTAGCGCCGTGATGGACGCCGACCAAATTGCTGTGCTGCGCGATGGACGCATCACCGAACTCGGCAGCCATGCCGAGCTGCTGGCGCGTGCCGGCTGGTACGCCACGCAATGGCGCTATCAACAACTGGAGGCCAGCCTTGCTTGA
- a CDS encoding ABC transporter ATP-binding protein, protein MTKKDERPWASVGLLLESAAPEKAELWRGVIWLLVAAGLEALTPILGKRFIDQHLLPRQFDLNAMGLLLATLLACGWAASWIRYAQLSRMAGVAQRSVLRLRERVYAHVLALPMAFFDRAITGQLVSRVTNDSEAVNTLYRQVLYVMLDSSIVVLGSLVAMAWLDWQLMLIVAMLIPAMVVIILLYQRLSAPAVARARQLRSEINAQMAESMAGMAMLQAAGAAARFGQRFEQTNGAHWSARIDELRANAWLLRPALDLLNVLLLVTVIYGFGRRELSGLEVGLLYAFLSYIARVVEPLIQITMQFGQLQQSMVAASRVRSLLQESAAVPVTTAGQDIKKGQIDIEQLSFGYTTERPVLHELNLHIPAGSFVGIVGHTGSGKSTLLSLLLRFYAAQLGRISIDGQALSGIPDEAFRAAVGLVPQEPYLVAASARENISMGRDISEEQLRAAARAARIDDFLSALPQGYDTLLGEGGARVSTGQKQLIAMARALAGAPKILFLDEATSNIDSATEQVVGEALSALRGQVTLLAIAHRLSTIRAADQIIVLNHGQLAERGTHEELMALPGGIYQRLVQLQALEEPASGEAE, encoded by the coding sequence GTGACCAAAAAAGACGAGCGGCCCTGGGCCTCGGTCGGCCTGCTGCTGGAATCCGCCGCGCCCGAAAAGGCCGAGCTGTGGCGCGGCGTGATCTGGCTGTTGGTGGCCGCCGGGCTGGAAGCGCTCACCCCCATTCTGGGCAAACGCTTCATCGATCAGCACTTGCTGCCGCGCCAGTTCGATTTGAATGCGATGGGCTTGCTGCTGGCCACACTGCTGGCCTGCGGCTGGGCCGCCAGCTGGATTCGCTATGCCCAGCTCAGCCGCATGGCCGGTGTGGCGCAGCGTTCGGTGCTGCGCCTGCGTGAGCGGGTGTACGCCCATGTGCTGGCCTTGCCGATGGCATTTTTCGACCGCGCCATCACCGGCCAGTTGGTCAGCCGCGTCACCAACGACAGTGAGGCGGTCAACACCTTGTACCGACAGGTGCTCTACGTGATGCTGGACTCCAGCATCGTGGTGCTGGGCTCGCTGGTGGCAATGGCCTGGCTGGACTGGCAGCTGATGTTGATCGTGGCCATGTTGATACCGGCCATGGTGGTCATCATCTTGCTATACCAGCGCCTCAGTGCACCGGCCGTGGCGCGCGCCCGCCAATTGCGCAGCGAGATCAATGCGCAGATGGCCGAGAGCATGGCCGGCATGGCCATGCTGCAGGCGGCAGGAGCGGCGGCGCGCTTTGGCCAACGCTTCGAGCAGACCAATGGCGCGCATTGGTCCGCCCGCATAGACGAGCTGCGGGCCAATGCCTGGCTCTTGCGCCCGGCGCTGGACTTGCTCAATGTGCTGCTACTGGTGACGGTGATTTACGGCTTCGGCCGGCGCGAACTGTCGGGCCTGGAAGTGGGCTTGCTCTACGCCTTCCTGAGCTATATCGCCCGGGTGGTAGAGCCGCTGATTCAAATCACCATGCAGTTCGGGCAGCTGCAGCAATCCATGGTGGCGGCCTCGCGGGTGCGCAGCCTGCTGCAAGAGAGCGCGGCCGTGCCGGTCACGACCGCCGGCCAAGACATCAAGAAGGGCCAGATCGATATTGAGCAGCTGAGCTTTGGCTACACGACCGAGCGGCCGGTGTTGCATGAGCTGAATCTGCATATCCCGGCCGGCTCTTTCGTCGGCATCGTCGGCCACACCGGCAGCGGCAAGTCCACGCTCTTGTCTCTGCTCTTGCGCTTTTATGCCGCGCAGCTGGGCCGCATCAGCATCGACGGCCAGGCGCTGTCCGGCATCCCGGACGAGGCCTTTCGCGCCGCCGTGGGCCTGGTGCCGCAAGAGCCCTACTTGGTCGCCGCATCGGCACGCGAGAACATCAGCATGGGCCGCGACATCAGCGAAGAGCAATTGCGTGCCGCCGCCCGCGCCGCCCGCATCGACGATTTTCTGAGCGCCCTGCCGCAGGGCTACGACACCTTGCTGGGCGAAGGCGGCGCGCGCGTATCGACCGGCCAGAAACAGCTGATCGCCATGGCACGCGCCCTGGCCGGCGCACCCAAGATCTTGTTCCTGGATGAGGCCACCTCCAACATCGACAGCGCCACCGAGCAAGTTGTGGGTGAGGCGCTGAGCGCGCTGCGCGGCCAAGTCACCCTGCTGGCCATCGCCCACCGTCTGTCCACCATCCGCGCGGCGGATCAGATCATTGTGCTCAACCACGGCCAATTGGCTGAGCGCGGCACGCATGAGGAATTGATGGCGCTGCCCGGCGGCATCTACCAACGCCTGGTGCAACTGCAGGCCCTGGAGGAGCCGGCCAGTGGTGAGGCTGAATGA
- the lpxC gene encoding UDP-3-O-acyl-N-acetylglucosamine deacetylase — MLQQRTLKSLTRAVGVGIHSGQRVELTLRPAPPDTGIVFRRVDLNTPVDIPVRTETVCDTRMATTVSPGGDPGGPKVQTIEHLLSACAGLGLDNLIVDINADEVPILDGSAASFVYLLQSAGIEQQKAAKKFLRVKKTVEVRQGEGKRLMWARLSPHHGYTLSFEIEFDNPAVSATGQQYVFDMGSGQYKREIARARTFGMTSDIELMRSRGLTLGGSMDNAIVVDDYKVLNADGLRYDDEFVKHKILDAIGDMQVVGYPLLAAYTSFKGGHALNNKLLRALLADESAYEIVSFDNEADAPAGFAKLAPAW, encoded by the coding sequence ATGCTGCAACAAAGAACGCTCAAGTCCTTGACCCGCGCCGTGGGCGTGGGCATTCACAGCGGACAAAGGGTTGAATTGACTCTGCGCCCGGCTCCGCCGGACACCGGCATTGTGTTTCGACGCGTGGATCTGAACACGCCGGTGGACATTCCGGTGCGCACCGAGACCGTCTGCGACACCCGCATGGCCACCACCGTTAGCCCCGGCGGTGACCCCGGCGGGCCCAAGGTGCAGACCATCGAACATCTGCTCTCGGCCTGTGCGGGCCTGGGGCTGGACAACCTCATCGTCGACATCAATGCCGACGAAGTGCCCATCCTCGACGGCTCGGCCGCCAGCTTTGTCTACCTCTTGCAAAGCGCCGGCATCGAGCAGCAGAAGGCAGCCAAGAAGTTTCTGCGCGTCAAGAAGACGGTGGAAGTGCGCCAGGGCGAGGGCAAGCGCCTGATGTGGGCGCGCCTGAGCCCGCATCACGGCTACACGCTCAGCTTCGAGATCGAGTTCGACAATCCGGCCGTCTCTGCCACCGGCCAGCAATATGTGTTCGATATGGGCTCGGGCCAGTACAAGCGCGAGATCGCCCGTGCCCGTACCTTCGGCATGACCAGCGATATCGAGCTGATGCGCTCACGCGGCCTGACCCTGGGCGGCTCGATGGACAACGCCATCGTGGTGGACGACTACAAGGTGCTCAATGCCGACGGCCTGCGCTACGACGATGAATTCGTCAAGCACAAGATCCTCGACGCCATCGGCGATATGCAGGTGGTGGGCTATCCGCTGCTGGCGGCCTACACCTCCTTCAAAGGTGGCCACGCGCTCAATAACAAATTGCTGCGCGCCTTGCTGGCGGATGAGTCCGCCTATGAAATTGTCAGCTTCGACAATGAAGCCGACGCACCCGCCGGCTTCGCCAAGCTGGCACCTGCCTGGTAA
- a CDS encoding sensor histidine kinase, whose protein sequence is MPLRSSWTPAALLRRAVCLCLGWLLGLVSAHAQLGPTPPPAGQLAGHQMVQAELAVSRWSRDDLNEWWAALRAMDGSPGSLPADLQPPADPATWKPVKLPDVRNREVAARYGEERQYQMRWYRFRYEPAQGLWPTSVALYMPRLRGMAAAVLVHTDEGWRPVFDNQSGAREQWVRPLWVVFPAALTELNKAQTLEVVLAVPVLEDSFYSVSTAWMGPREDLEPRFQRRWALQIGVPQATGLTLVVLGLFAISLWIKRRDEPAYLLFALASVGWLLRNLHYHIDLPRTRLGLEWFWWVTHAAMAWVMVLTFLFVLRFCRRCYPRFEAALGVFVLLSSAATLPLWSHLFDGLVAQHAVNAVVGAVCTGFVCVVAFKERRYGLRLIALSLVLSLVLGLHDLVVLAGWAWHEDLYLMPFATLMIVASFLFAVQNRYVGAVYEVALLNENLAQRLDAQSRELQLQHDKLREAERQQALLLERQRLMQDMHDGLGSSLLSAMVAVEQGSMEQDRVVEVLRECVDDLRLVIDSLEPIGHDLVSLLATMRYRLGKRLQAGGLTLEWDVQDLPMLDWLEPPDALHVLRLMQEALTNVLKHARARRVRLVTRHQGGQVEIRVEDDGDGFDLATAQRGRGLKSQQRRAQRLGGKLRVDSSPGQGTRLSLRLPVVREEPGAEPLGQQAHG, encoded by the coding sequence ATGCCACTGAGGTCGAGCTGGACGCCAGCGGCACTGCTGCGCCGTGCTGTTTGCTTATGCCTGGGCTGGCTCCTGGGGCTGGTGAGCGCGCATGCGCAGCTGGGGCCGACACCTCCGCCGGCAGGCCAGCTGGCCGGGCATCAAATGGTGCAAGCAGAGCTGGCCGTGAGTCGCTGGTCGCGTGACGACCTGAATGAATGGTGGGCGGCGCTGCGGGCCATGGATGGCAGCCCGGGCAGCCTGCCTGCGGATTTGCAACCGCCCGCCGATCCCGCCACCTGGAAGCCGGTCAAGCTGCCCGACGTGCGCAACCGCGAGGTGGCCGCCCGCTACGGCGAAGAGCGGCAGTACCAGATGCGCTGGTATCGCTTCCGCTATGAACCCGCACAAGGCCTGTGGCCGACCAGCGTGGCGCTCTACATGCCGCGGCTGCGCGGCATGGCGGCTGCGGTGCTGGTGCATACCGATGAGGGCTGGCGCCCGGTGTTTGACAACCAGTCCGGCGCGCGTGAGCAATGGGTGCGGCCGCTGTGGGTGGTGTTCCCTGCGGCACTGACCGAGCTGAACAAGGCGCAGACCCTGGAAGTGGTGCTGGCCGTGCCGGTGCTGGAGGACAGTTTCTATTCGGTGTCCACCGCGTGGATGGGCCCGCGTGAGGATCTTGAACCGCGTTTTCAGCGCCGCTGGGCCTTGCAAATCGGCGTGCCGCAGGCCACCGGTCTGACCTTGGTGGTGCTGGGCCTCTTTGCCATATCGCTGTGGATCAAGCGCCGCGATGAGCCGGCCTATCTGCTTTTTGCCCTGGCCTCGGTGGGCTGGCTTTTGCGCAATCTGCACTATCACATCGATCTGCCCCGCACCCGCTTAGGGCTGGAGTGGTTCTGGTGGGTCACCCATGCCGCGATGGCCTGGGTGATGGTGCTGACCTTTTTGTTTGTGCTGCGTTTTTGCCGGCGCTGCTATCCGCGCTTTGAGGCTGCACTGGGCGTTTTTGTGCTGCTCAGCAGTGCCGCCACCTTGCCCTTGTGGAGCCATCTGTTTGATGGCCTGGTGGCCCAGCACGCCGTCAATGCGGTGGTGGGGGCGGTCTGCACCGGCTTTGTCTGCGTCGTGGCCTTCAAGGAGCGCCGCTACGGCCTGCGCTTGATCGCTTTGAGCCTGGTGCTGAGCTTGGTTTTGGGCTTGCACGATCTGGTGGTTTTGGCTGGCTGGGCCTGGCATGAGGATCTCTATCTGATGCCTTTTGCCACCCTGATGATCGTGGCCAGCTTTTTGTTTGCGGTGCAGAACCGTTATGTCGGCGCGGTCTACGAGGTGGCGCTGCTGAACGAAAACCTGGCTCAGCGTCTGGACGCCCAAAGCCGCGAGTTGCAGTTGCAGCACGACAAATTGCGCGAGGCCGAGCGCCAGCAGGCCTTGCTGCTGGAGCGCCAGCGCCTGATGCAAGACATGCACGATGGCCTGGGCTCCTCGCTGCTATCGGCCATGGTGGCGGTGGAGCAGGGCAGCATGGAGCAAGACCGCGTGGTCGAAGTCTTGCGCGAATGCGTGGACGATTTGCGTTTGGTGATCGACTCGCTGGAGCCCATCGGCCATGACTTGGTGTCGCTGTTGGCCACCATGCGCTACCGCCTGGGCAAGCGCCTGCAAGCCGGCGGCCTGACGCTGGAATGGGATGTGCAAGACCTGCCCATGCTGGACTGGCTGGAGCCGCCCGATGCCCTGCATGTCTTGCGCTTGATGCAAGAAGCGCTGACCAATGTGCTCAAGCATGCGCGCGCCAGGCGCGTGCGCCTGGTGACCCGCCATCAAGGGGGCCAGGTGGAGATTCGTGTTGAAGATGATGGCGACGGCTTTGACCTCGCCACCGCCCAGCGCGGCCGCGGCCTGAAGAGCCAGCAGCGGCGCGCCCAGCGCTTGGGCGGCAAGCTGCGCGTCGACTCCAGCCCCGGCCAGGGCACCCGCTTGAGCCTGCGTTTGCCGGTCGTGCGCGAGGAGCCCGGCGCAGAGCCCTTGGGCCAGCAAGCCCACGGGTAA
- the ftsZ gene encoding cell division protein FtsZ, whose amino-acid sequence MAIEMIEEFDQGTQIKVIGVGGGGGNAVEHMIAQGVQGVEFICANTDAQALNRSKADQLLQLGTSGLGAGAKPEMGQAAAVEAEARIRDAIQGANMLFITAGMGGGTGTGAAPVIARVAKEMGILTVGVVTKPFEFEGNRRAKAADAGLAELEANVDSLIVVLNDKLLDVLGDDVTQDQAFAHANDVLKNAVGGISDIIHIPGLVNVDFEDVKTVMSEPGKAMMGTAQASGPDRAAKAAEAAVACPLLEGIDLSGARGVLVLIAAAKGNFKLSESRNAMNAIKRYASEEAHIIYGTAYDESLGDSLRVTVIATGLSSQRARQAAPLQVVQQQVQLRTGTDNMPVLTQAVNMAASAPGQGGISHSPALGGGNDFAGMSVPSVWRHGRTAAAKVEALSSNGMDEIEIPAFLRKQAD is encoded by the coding sequence ATGGCGATCGAAATGATTGAAGAGTTTGACCAAGGCACCCAAATCAAGGTGATCGGGGTTGGTGGTGGCGGTGGCAACGCGGTCGAGCACATGATTGCTCAGGGCGTGCAAGGGGTGGAATTCATCTGCGCCAATACCGACGCTCAAGCGCTCAATCGCTCGAAGGCTGACCAGCTGCTGCAGTTGGGCACCTCCGGCCTGGGCGCTGGCGCCAAACCCGAGATGGGTCAGGCCGCTGCGGTGGAAGCCGAAGCGCGTATTCGCGACGCCATTCAAGGCGCCAATATGCTCTTCATCACCGCCGGCATGGGTGGTGGTACCGGTACCGGTGCTGCGCCTGTGATCGCTCGCGTGGCCAAGGAAATGGGCATCCTCACCGTCGGTGTGGTGACCAAACCTTTCGAATTTGAAGGCAACCGCCGCGCCAAGGCCGCCGATGCTGGCCTGGCCGAGCTGGAAGCCAATGTCGATTCGCTGATCGTGGTGTTGAACGACAAGCTGCTGGACGTGCTGGGTGACGACGTCACGCAGGACCAAGCGTTTGCGCACGCCAACGATGTGCTGAAGAACGCCGTGGGCGGTATCTCCGACATCATCCACATCCCCGGCCTGGTGAACGTCGACTTCGAAGACGTCAAGACCGTGATGAGCGAACCCGGCAAGGCCATGATGGGCACGGCGCAAGCCAGCGGCCCCGACCGCGCTGCCAAGGCCGCCGAAGCTGCCGTGGCTTGCCCGCTGCTGGAAGGTATCGATCTGTCCGGCGCGCGTGGCGTGCTGGTGCTGATCGCCGCTGCCAAGGGCAATTTCAAGCTGAGCGAGTCGCGCAACGCCATGAACGCCATCAAGCGTTACGCCTCTGAAGAAGCCCACATCATCTACGGCACGGCCTACGATGAAAGCCTGGGCGACTCGCTGCGCGTGACCGTGATCGCCACCGGCCTGTCCTCGCAACGCGCTCGCCAAGCCGCGCCGCTGCAAGTCGTGCAACAGCAAGTGCAGCTGCGCACCGGTACCGACAATATGCCGGTGCTGACGCAGGCTGTGAACATGGCCGCAAGCGCGCCTGGCCAAGGTGGCATCAGCCATTCGCCGGCCCTGGGTGGCGGCAATGATTTCGCTGGCATGAGCGTGCCCAGCGTCTGGCGCCATGGCCGTACGGCCGCCGCCAAGGTGGAAGCTCTGTCGTCCAATGGCATGGACGAGATCGAGATCCCGGCCTTCTTGCGCAAGCAAGCCGACTGA